One Roseimaritima multifibrata DNA window includes the following coding sequences:
- the panB gene encoding 3-methyl-2-oxobutanoate hydroxymethyltransferase: MAKSDSPRRVTTSALAKMARDNQPITMLTAYDFPTAKLMDQAGVDCLLVGDSLAMVVQGHETTLPVTLDQMIYHAEMVGRAAERALVVVDLPFPEGQLSVEQTLRAGARILKETRCQAVKLEGGFEQAERIRALATAGIPVMAHVGLRPQNVHQDGGYKVQRNTERLILDARAAADAGAFAVLIECVPAETARQITKAVSVPTIGIGAGPHVSGQVLVTNDLIGLTAGYLPRFVKQYGNIAEAITQSVTAYCDEVRSGQYPSDEHSFK; this comes from the coding sequence ATGGCAAAGTCTGATTCCCCCCGCCGCGTGACCACCTCGGCACTCGCGAAAATGGCTCGCGATAACCAACCGATCACGATGCTGACCGCTTACGATTTTCCAACGGCCAAATTGATGGACCAAGCAGGCGTCGACTGCCTGCTGGTGGGCGACTCATTGGCAATGGTCGTTCAGGGTCATGAAACCACCCTGCCCGTTACTCTGGACCAGATGATTTACCACGCTGAAATGGTAGGGCGGGCCGCAGAACGCGCATTGGTCGTGGTCGATCTGCCATTCCCCGAAGGCCAGCTTTCGGTCGAACAAACGCTTCGAGCCGGCGCAAGAATACTGAAAGAGACTCGCTGCCAAGCGGTCAAACTGGAGGGAGGTTTTGAGCAGGCTGAACGGATCCGTGCGTTGGCAACCGCCGGAATCCCCGTCATGGCTCATGTCGGGCTTCGACCGCAAAATGTTCATCAGGATGGCGGCTATAAAGTTCAGCGCAACACCGAACGACTTATCCTCGACGCCCGAGCCGCCGCGGATGCGGGAGCCTTTGCCGTGTTGATCGAATGCGTCCCTGCCGAAACAGCTCGGCAAATCACCAAGGCCGTTTCCGTTCCCACGATTGGAATCGGAGCCGGGCCACATGTCAGCGGCCAAGTCCTGGTAACCAACGACCTGATCGGATTAACCGCCGGATACCTTCCGCGGTTTGTCAAACAGTACGGAAATATTGCCGAAGCCATTACCCAGTCCGTGACGGCCTACTGCGACGAAGTTCGCAGTGGCCAGTACCCCAGCGATGAACACAGCTTTAAATAA
- a CDS encoding metallophosphoesterase family protein, with product MKILCFSDLHCDTEAARNLVELAKSADVVIGAGDFANRHQGLNLTLDILAEITQPAVLVPGNGETAEELRAGAAGWKSARVLHGEGCEIDGVPFWGVGGGIPVTPFGDWSYDFDEQEAARLLAGCKENGVLVVHSPPLDTVDSDSAGRVRGSQAIRDTLLTCQPKLAVCGHIHSDWGKQMMLNNTQILNAGPRGVWMTID from the coding sequence ATGAAGATACTTTGTTTCAGCGATTTGCACTGTGACACCGAAGCCGCTCGCAACTTGGTCGAACTTGCCAAGAGTGCCGATGTGGTGATCGGCGCCGGGGATTTTGCCAACCGGCATCAAGGGCTGAACTTAACGCTTGATATTTTGGCCGAGATAACTCAGCCAGCGGTTCTTGTGCCTGGCAACGGCGAAACGGCTGAAGAACTTCGCGCTGGGGCGGCGGGCTGGAAATCGGCTCGCGTGCTTCACGGGGAAGGCTGTGAAATCGACGGCGTGCCGTTTTGGGGCGTCGGCGGAGGGATCCCCGTTACTCCATTCGGCGACTGGAGCTACGACTTCGATGAACAAGAGGCAGCCCGATTATTGGCCGGCTGCAAGGAAAACGGAGTTCTGGTGGTTCACTCACCTCCGTTGGATACTGTCGATTCCGACAGTGCTGGACGGGTGCGCGGCAGTCAAGCGATCCGCGACACCCTGCTGACCTGCCAGCCGAAGCTGGCGGTTTGTGGGCACATCCATAGTGATTGGGGCAAACAAATGATGCTGAACAATACTCAGATCTTGAATGCCGGTCCCCGTGGCGTTTGGATGACGATCGATTGA
- a CDS encoding ferredoxin family protein: protein MTHVVTQPCFGCKYTDCVVVCPVECFYEDEKMLYIHPEECIDCEACVPECPVEAIFHEDNVPEDWQEYIAMNAEKCDDLEVITEKKEPLAEE from the coding sequence ATGACGCATGTGGTGACGCAACCATGCTTCGGATGCAAATACACCGACTGTGTGGTGGTCTGTCCTGTGGAGTGCTTCTACGAGGACGAAAAAATGTTGTACATCCACCCTGAAGAGTGCATCGACTGTGAAGCCTGTGTTCCAGAATGTCCAGTCGAAGCGATTTTCCACGAGGACAATGTTCCTGAAGATTGGCAAGAATACATCGCCATGAACGCGGAAAAATGCGACGATTTGGAAGTGATCACTGAAAAGAAAGAGCCGCTTGCGGAAGAGTGA
- a CDS encoding RNA polymerase sigma factor, protein MSLSPPDRRLIDQCLEQSPQAWESFVDRFLGMVVHIANHASESRRIHLTAEQRDDLVAEVFLAFVDNDYGVLRRFRRNCSLATYLAVIARRIVVRRIMAIGIEPVNGHLPVEPQVDATHEHRIEDQEQVALLMSRLEPHEATVVRMYHLEGKSYREISAAEGVPENSIGPVLSRARAKLRETTNP, encoded by the coding sequence GTGTCATTATCTCCTCCTGACCGCCGTTTGATCGATCAATGCTTGGAGCAGTCTCCGCAAGCATGGGAGAGCTTTGTAGACCGATTTTTGGGGATGGTGGTTCACATCGCCAATCACGCTTCGGAGTCGCGGCGTATCCATTTGACGGCTGAACAGCGTGACGATTTGGTCGCTGAAGTCTTTTTGGCATTCGTTGACAATGATTACGGTGTCCTCCGACGGTTTCGCCGCAATTGCTCATTGGCAACCTACTTGGCCGTCATTGCCCGGCGGATTGTGGTGCGGCGAATCATGGCCATTGGGATCGAACCGGTAAATGGGCATCTGCCCGTGGAACCTCAGGTCGATGCGACCCATGAACATCGGATCGAAGACCAGGAGCAAGTTGCCCTGCTGATGTCACGACTGGAGCCTCACGAGGCGACTGTGGTTCGGATGTACCATCTAGAAGGCAAGTCCTACCGAGAAATCAGTGCTGCCGAAGGGGTTCCCGAAAACAGTATCGGCCCCGTTTTAAGCCGTGCCCGCGCCAAGTTGCGGGAAACGACCAACCCTTAG
- a CDS encoding AMP-binding protein, with amino-acid sequence MVHLLAIQSGWWTLLGAVGLVAVGVIALAILNPRLFVRSCFRPMLALLYSKRLVGEENFPKTGGAVVICNHASWLDGILLLWMLPRNARFIVDGGNFDGKFAQYLAGAFDTILMAANVKSIGRALKAGRQGLHDGHVIAIFPEGTITRSGQLQAFRPGVTKILKGTDVPIVPMFLDGMWGSLFSFSEGKFFWKWPAWPRRQLTLYIGTPLPVDAPLDRMRNAVQQLGSKAMIEQRQRMPKLPCQIVRAWKKRGGKMQNADSSGVELSGRMMLLRTLVLQRILRREVLLDPKQEPTVGILLPPSVAGVAVNVAMAFERRTAANLNYTVSSDVLNRCIESAGIKHVLTSVRFMEKMNFDLDADVVLLEDFKDKATLGDKIWGVIGAYLLPAFCLERLLGLRKIACDDLLAVIFTSGSTGTPKGVMLSHANISHNVEAIKQSVRLDSDDVVLGILPFFHSFGYAVTLWAVQTLGPQGVYHFNPLDARQVGKLAEKYQATVLLGTPTFLRGYLRRIEPGQFASLDVVVVGAEKMPADLFESFEKRFGVRPVEGYGTTELSPLVSVNIPPSRSAAKFQPDRFEGSVGRPFPGISAKVVSPEDGSERGAGEDGLLLITGPNVMQGYMGREDLTSEVLQDGWYITGDIANVDKEGFLHITGRQSRFSKIGGEMVPHIRVEEELAKQLLVDDDDDGEDDVLRVCVTAIPDAKKGERLIVLQLPSEKDPSDLRKGLTEAGLPNLFLPAADAFYTVEEIPVLGTGKLDLKGARVLAEQLTDPAAANETQASG; translated from the coding sequence ATGGTGCATTTACTTGCCATTCAGAGTGGATGGTGGACGCTGCTTGGGGCAGTTGGCTTGGTGGCTGTTGGGGTTATTGCCTTGGCCATTCTGAATCCGCGGCTTTTCGTTCGCAGTTGTTTCCGCCCAATGTTGGCTTTGCTTTATAGCAAACGCTTGGTGGGGGAAGAGAATTTTCCGAAAACCGGCGGGGCGGTTGTGATCTGCAATCACGCTTCCTGGTTGGATGGAATCTTGCTGCTTTGGATGCTGCCTCGCAACGCTCGATTTATCGTCGATGGTGGCAATTTCGATGGCAAATTCGCTCAGTATCTGGCAGGTGCGTTTGATACGATCCTGATGGCAGCCAATGTGAAATCGATCGGTCGTGCGCTGAAAGCGGGCCGCCAAGGTTTGCACGACGGGCACGTCATCGCGATCTTTCCGGAAGGGACGATCACTCGCAGTGGCCAGTTGCAAGCCTTTCGTCCCGGCGTGACCAAAATCCTGAAAGGAACCGACGTCCCGATTGTGCCTATGTTCTTGGACGGAATGTGGGGCAGCCTATTTAGTTTCTCAGAAGGTAAGTTCTTCTGGAAATGGCCCGCCTGGCCTCGACGGCAATTGACCTTGTATATCGGGACTCCGTTGCCAGTCGATGCACCGCTGGACCGCATGCGAAATGCCGTTCAGCAGCTCGGTTCCAAAGCGATGATCGAGCAGCGTCAGCGGATGCCTAAGCTGCCCTGTCAGATTGTGCGGGCATGGAAGAAACGTGGCGGCAAGATGCAGAACGCCGATTCCAGCGGTGTTGAATTAAGTGGCCGAATGATGTTGCTGCGGACCTTGGTCCTGCAACGCATCCTCCGGCGTGAAGTGCTGCTGGATCCGAAACAGGAACCAACGGTCGGGATTTTGTTGCCGCCAAGTGTTGCGGGAGTCGCGGTGAATGTGGCGATGGCGTTTGAACGCAGGACCGCCGCCAACCTAAATTACACCGTCAGCAGCGATGTCCTGAATCGGTGTATCGAATCGGCTGGGATCAAGCACGTTTTGACCAGTGTTCGATTTATGGAGAAAATGAATTTTGATCTGGATGCCGACGTTGTCCTGCTGGAAGACTTCAAAGACAAAGCGACCTTAGGGGACAAAATTTGGGGCGTCATCGGAGCCTATCTGCTGCCAGCGTTCTGCCTTGAGCGATTGCTAGGTTTGAGGAAAATCGCCTGTGATGACCTGCTGGCCGTGATCTTTACCAGCGGTTCGACGGGGACTCCCAAAGGCGTCATGCTGTCGCACGCAAATATCAGCCACAACGTGGAAGCGATCAAGCAATCGGTTCGTTTGGATAGCGACGATGTGGTGTTGGGGATTTTGCCGTTTTTCCATTCCTTTGGCTATGCGGTCACGCTTTGGGCCGTCCAGACATTGGGGCCTCAGGGCGTTTATCACTTCAACCCGCTCGATGCCCGGCAGGTCGGAAAGCTAGCCGAAAAATATCAAGCGACGGTGTTGCTGGGGACGCCAACGTTCCTCCGCGGCTACCTGCGTCGGATCGAACCCGGCCAGTTTGCAAGTTTGGACGTGGTTGTGGTTGGGGCTGAAAAAATGCCCGCCGATTTGTTTGAATCGTTTGAAAAACGCTTCGGAGTTCGCCCCGTGGAAGGTTACGGAACGACCGAATTAAGCCCTCTCGTTTCCGTCAATATTCCACCCTCGCGTTCGGCTGCTAAATTTCAGCCCGATCGATTCGAAGGTTCGGTCGGTCGCCCGTTCCCCGGAATTAGTGCCAAAGTGGTTTCGCCCGAGGATGGGAGTGAACGCGGAGCCGGCGAGGATGGGCTGTTGTTGATTACGGGACCCAATGTGATGCAAGGTTACATGGGACGTGAAGACCTGACCTCCGAAGTCTTGCAAGACGGGTGGTACATCACTGGCGATATCGCCAATGTGGACAAGGAAGGGTTTCTGCATATCACCGGTCGGCAAAGTCGATTTTCGAAAATTGGCGGTGAAATGGTCCCTCACATCCGCGTCGAAGAGGAACTGGCCAAGCAGCTGCTTGTCGACGATGATGACGATGGGGAGGACGATGTGCTCCGAGTCTGCGTCACGGCAATCCCAGACGCCAAAAAAGGGGAGCGGTTGATCGTGTTGCAGCTGCCCTCGGAAAAGGACCCGAGCGATCTGCGGAAAGGATTGACGGAAGCAGGGCTTCCCAATTTGTTTCTCCCCGCCGCCGATGCGTTTTATACGGTGGAGGAAATTCCAGTCTTGGGAACCGGGAAATTGGATTTGAAGGGGGCGCGGGTTTTGGCCGAGCAATTAACCGATCCTGCGGCAGCCAATGAAACCCAAGCAAGTGGATGA
- a CDS encoding SGNH/GDSL hydrolase family protein: MDSAEADAVGTTSKSKRRRWWIFGFVAAGLILGTLGYVEWFLKRPVGEGPAGPEIARQPFEKIWSEQTIQIVGIGDSVTAGLGAKNPSHSYYNRLRENPEDEFESMRGISLSAVLPNLQHQNFAVSGSESLAHEQMVNETVPDYPAETFGIILMSSGGNDLIHSYGRRPPRECAMYGATLAEAEPWIEAFGIRLAGMFEKLNERFPGGCEIYCADIYDPTDGVGDAPSIFLPHWPDGLAIHAKYNQTIRSVAESFENVFVVPLYENFLGHGSHCRQFWQPHYDAQDPYYWFYDNVEDPNDRGYDAIRRLYLKTIVENTSLR, translated from the coding sequence ATGGATTCTGCCGAAGCCGATGCCGTAGGGACGACGTCGAAATCAAAGCGACGTCGTTGGTGGATTTTCGGATTCGTTGCAGCCGGACTGATTCTGGGGACGCTGGGATACGTCGAATGGTTTCTGAAACGTCCCGTCGGCGAAGGGCCGGCCGGACCCGAGATCGCCCGCCAGCCGTTTGAGAAAATCTGGAGTGAACAGACGATCCAGATTGTTGGCATCGGGGATAGCGTTACCGCAGGACTGGGGGCGAAGAACCCAAGTCACAGCTATTACAACCGGCTTCGAGAGAATCCGGAGGACGAGTTCGAATCGATGCGGGGCATTTCGTTGTCGGCCGTTCTGCCAAACTTGCAGCATCAAAATTTCGCTGTTTCAGGGTCGGAATCGCTGGCGCATGAGCAGATGGTCAACGAGACCGTTCCTGACTATCCCGCGGAGACCTTCGGGATCATCCTGATGTCCAGCGGAGGGAACGATTTGATTCATAGTTATGGACGTCGACCGCCTCGAGAATGTGCGATGTATGGGGCGACCTTGGCGGAGGCGGAACCATGGATCGAAGCTTTTGGGATCCGCTTAGCTGGGATGTTTGAAAAACTAAACGAGCGGTTCCCCGGCGGCTGTGAAATCTATTGTGCGGATATCTATGATCCAACCGACGGCGTTGGGGACGCGCCCAGTATCTTTTTGCCGCACTGGCCGGACGGGTTAGCCATTCATGCAAAGTACAACCAAACGATCCGTTCGGTTGCGGAGTCATTTGAAAATGTCTTTGTCGTCCCGCTCTACGAGAATTTCCTCGGGCACGGTTCGCATTGCCGGCAGTTTTGGCAACCGCATTACGATGCGCAGGATCCGTATTATTGGTTCTACGATAATGTCGAAGACCCAAACGATCGTGGGTACGATGCGATCCGGCGTCTGTATTTAAAAACGATCGTCGAAAATACGTCGCTCCGCTAG
- the mgtE gene encoding magnesium transporter, which produces MLNTLFLPELREMLEHNSAEELQEFCTALNPGRTAEYMEGLTAAESWQVLLHAPPGLRAEIFEYFDLDRKLNILNFEDTTEAANLLAELPSDDRVDLIQELSESRVVDLLALLPASERRDIRRLQSFAEGTAGAIMTSEVAKLTEDLTVRQALEELSKQAEELETIYYIYVVDQDDRLRGIVSGRQLISALGNVESRLSDLMETDVIAVLPTDDQEAVAERVERYNMLAIPVVDQGRQLLGIITHDDVIDVVREELTEDAQRIAAVAPLEESYLRINLVRLGWKRGIWLTILFFAALLTAFALRQYDQELETYTWLVLFIPLIISAGGNSGTQSATLVITAMTSGDLSVRDWRTILSRELVVSCMLGSFLASLGFVVSLFVAPDSASAMVIPITLLAVVISGCMVGVTLPLIFKRLGLDPALMSNPFVAGIVDILGIVIYFNVARAVMH; this is translated from the coding sequence ATGCTCAACACACTTTTTCTCCCAGAACTGCGAGAGATGCTGGAGCACAATAGTGCCGAAGAGCTGCAGGAATTTTGCACCGCACTGAACCCGGGGCGGACGGCCGAATACATGGAAGGACTTACCGCTGCCGAATCTTGGCAGGTCCTGCTCCACGCCCCCCCAGGACTTCGAGCCGAGATTTTCGAGTATTTCGATCTCGACCGAAAACTGAACATCCTGAACTTTGAAGACACAACCGAAGCTGCAAACCTGCTTGCGGAACTCCCCTCGGATGACCGCGTCGACTTGATCCAAGAGCTAAGTGAAAGTCGAGTCGTCGACCTACTGGCGTTGCTACCGGCATCCGAGCGCCGCGACATCCGGCGACTCCAATCTTTTGCCGAGGGGACCGCCGGGGCGATCATGACCTCGGAAGTCGCCAAACTGACCGAAGATCTGACGGTCCGACAAGCGTTGGAAGAACTGAGCAAACAAGCGGAAGAACTAGAAACGATCTACTACATCTATGTGGTTGACCAAGACGATCGGCTCCGCGGAATCGTCTCCGGCCGACAATTGATTTCGGCACTGGGGAACGTGGAATCGCGACTGAGCGATTTGATGGAAACCGACGTGATCGCCGTCCTCCCTACCGATGACCAAGAAGCGGTTGCAGAACGGGTCGAACGCTACAACATGTTGGCGATCCCCGTGGTCGACCAGGGACGACAACTTCTGGGAATCATCACGCATGACGACGTGATCGATGTCGTTCGAGAGGAACTAACCGAGGACGCACAGCGCATCGCTGCGGTCGCTCCGCTGGAAGAAAGCTACCTGCGAATCAATCTGGTTCGGCTAGGCTGGAAACGAGGAATCTGGCTAACCATCCTTTTCTTCGCAGCCCTGCTGACCGCGTTTGCACTCCGGCAATACGACCAAGAACTGGAAACTTACACGTGGCTGGTTCTGTTCATCCCTCTGATCATTTCAGCGGGTGGCAATTCGGGGACTCAGTCGGCAACCCTGGTAATCACGGCAATGACCAGCGGCGACCTAAGCGTCCGCGACTGGAGAACGATTCTCTCTCGAGAACTGGTGGTCAGTTGCATGCTTGGCAGTTTCTTAGCCTCGCTAGGCTTTGTGGTGTCGTTATTTGTTGCCCCGGACAGCGCCAGTGCGATGGTCATCCCGATCACGCTTCTCGCGGTGGTGATTTCGGGGTGCATGGTCGGAGTCACCCTTCCATTGATCTTCAAAAGACTGGGGCTGGATCCCGCCTTGATGAGCAACCCTTTTGTCGCTGGAATCGTCGACATCCTAGGAATCGTCATCTACTTCAATGTCGCTCGAGCCGTAATGCACTAG
- a CDS encoding coiled-coil domain-containing protein, producing MTFLGKCFTFMIFILSAIFMALALAANASHRNWREEIVKEGGLKDQVEEFATKNRELEDARVRVERALAAEQVARRTALAALETDLAQKSDLLAKAEQALTSERATNESLARKDAQITDELTRLTADNAKLRQQIVTEQDDRDRLFARVLELTDKMNGIRGLLEVQKERNQTLVAQVTRFTEVMQARGINVNDALDGAPPARNGTVLVVDRGKKLVELSIGYDEGLRVGHMLEVTRGSQYLGRAKVRRTSPDRAVAEIMPDFTLGTIQKGDRVDTTIE from the coding sequence ATGACATTTTTAGGCAAGTGCTTTACCTTCATGATCTTTATCCTCAGTGCCATATTTATGGCGCTGGCCTTGGCTGCAAATGCCTCCCACCGCAATTGGCGGGAAGAAATTGTCAAGGAAGGTGGATTAAAGGATCAGGTTGAAGAGTTCGCCACAAAAAACCGAGAGCTTGAAGACGCTCGTGTTCGCGTCGAGCGAGCCCTTGCTGCGGAACAGGTTGCTCGCCGGACCGCTTTAGCGGCTCTGGAAACCGACCTCGCACAGAAAAGCGACTTGTTGGCTAAAGCTGAGCAAGCTTTGACCAGCGAGCGTGCGACCAATGAATCATTGGCTCGCAAAGACGCACAGATTACCGACGAACTGACGCGTTTGACTGCCGATAACGCCAAACTTCGCCAGCAAATTGTCACCGAACAAGACGACCGCGACCGTTTGTTCGCCAGGGTCCTCGAATTGACCGACAAAATGAACGGTATTCGGGGTTTGCTGGAAGTTCAGAAAGAGCGGAATCAGACGCTTGTCGCTCAGGTGACTCGCTTTACTGAAGTCATGCAGGCTCGTGGTATCAACGTCAATGACGCCCTCGATGGAGCTCCTCCTGCTCGAAACGGGACCGTATTGGTCGTCGATCGCGGCAAGAAGTTGGTGGAATTGTCCATCGGCTATGACGAAGGGCTGCGAGTTGGCCACATGCTAGAAGTGACCCGTGGATCACAATATTTGGGCCGTGCGAAGGTTCGCCGAACCAGTCCAGATCGTGCCGTTGCGGAGATCATGCCAGACTTTACGCTTGGAACCATCCAAAAGGGCGATCGTGTCGACACCACAATTGAATGA
- the trxA gene encoding thioredoxin, with product MAGAVAEFTVDNFDSEVLQSSSPVLVDFWAPWCGPCRQIAPMIDELANDNPSLKIGKLNIDDHPEIAQRYQVNTIPTLLVFKDGNISETFIGVRPKAQLQEALDSAGEA from the coding sequence ATGGCAGGTGCTGTAGCCGAATTTACCGTTGACAATTTTGATTCCGAAGTCCTTCAGTCCTCCAGTCCCGTTCTGGTTGACTTCTGGGCGCCTTGGTGTGGCCCTTGCCGCCAAATTGCACCAATGATCGACGAACTTGCTAACGACAACCCAAGTTTGAAGATCGGAAAGCTGAACATTGATGATCATCCTGAAATCGCTCAGCGATATCAGGTTAACACCATCCCAACCTTGTTGGTATTTAAGGATGGTAATATCAGCGAAACCTTTATCGGAGTTCGCCCAAAAGCTCAGCTGCAAGAAGCTCTCGATTCGGCCGGTGAAGCCTAA